One Oncorhynchus keta strain PuntledgeMale-10-30-2019 unplaced genomic scaffold, Oket_V2 Un_scaffold_1391_pilon_pilon, whole genome shotgun sequence DNA window includes the following coding sequences:
- the LOC127927403 gene encoding keratin-associated protein 10-7-like isoform X12, producing METAVCCSVEACCIVSLEQMETAVYCSVEDCCIVSLEQVETAVCCSVEDCCIVSLEQVETAVCCSVEDCCIVSLEQMETAVCCSVEDCCIVSLEQMETAVCCSVEDCCIVSLEQMETAVCCSVEDCCIVSLEQMETAVCCSVEDCCIVSLEQVETAVYCSVEACCIVSLEQMETAVCCSVEDCCIVSLEQMETAVCCSVEACCIVSLEQMETAVCCSVEDCCTVSLEQMETAVCCSVEDCCTVSLEQMETAVCCSVEDCCIVSLEQMETIRDLYMLTNHLLYSFRTFRSGFLDNRL from the exons ATGGAGACTGCTGTCTGCTGTAGCGTAGAGGCCTGTTGTATTGTATCTCTGGAGCAGATGGAGACTGCTGTCTACTGTAGCGTAGAGGactgttgtattgtatctctGGAGCAG GTGGAGACTGCTGTCTGCTGTAGCGTAGAGGactgttgtattgtatctctGGAGCAGGTGGAGACTGCTGTCTGCTGTAGCGTAGAGGactgttgtattgtatctctGGAGCAG ATGGAGACTGCTGTCTGCTGTAGCGTAGAGGactgttgtattgtatctctGGAGCAGATGGAGACTGCTGTCTGCTGTAGCGTAGAGGactgttgtattgtatctctGGAGCAGATGGAGACTGCTGTCTGCTGTAGCGTAGAGGactgttgtattgtatctctGGAGCAGATGGAGACTGCTGTCTGCTGTAGCGTAGAGGactgttgtattgtatctctGGAGCAGGTGGAGACTGCTGTCTACTGTAGCGTAGAGGCCTGTTGTATTGTATCTCTGGAGCAGATGGAGACTGCTGTCTGCTGTAGCGTAGAGGactgttgtattgtatctctGGAGCAGATGGAGACTGCTGTCTGCTGTAGCGTAGAGGCCTGTTGTATTGTATCTCTGGAGCAG ATGGAGACTGCTGTCTGCTGTAGCGTAGAGGACTGTTGTACTGTATCTCTGGAGCAGATGGAGACTGCTGTCTGCTGTAGCGTAGAGGACTGTTGTACTGTATCACTGGAGCAGATGGAGACTGCTGTCTGCTGTAGCGTAGAGGactgttgtattgtatctctGGAGCAGATGGAGACTATTAGGGACTTGTACATGCTGACAAATCATCTGCTTTATAGCTTCAGGACCTTTCGGTCTGGTTTCCTGGACAACAGATTGTGA
- the LOC127927403 gene encoding keratin-associated protein 10-7-like isoform X5 — protein METAVCCSVEACCIVSLEQMETAVYCSVEDCCIVSLEQMETAVCCSVEDCCTVSLEQVETAVCCSVEDCCIVSLEQVETAVCCSVEDCCIVSLEQMETAVCCSVEDCCIVSLEQMETAVCCSVEDCCIVSLEQMETAVCCSVEDCCIVSLEQMETAVCCSVEDCCIVSLEQVETAVYCSVEACCIVSLEQMETAVCCSVEDCCIVSLEQMETAVCCSVEACCIVSLEQMETAVCCSVEDCCTVSLEQMETAVCCSVEDCCTVSLEQMETAVCCSVEDCCIVSLEQMETIRDLYMLTNHLLYSFRTFRSGFLDNRL, from the exons ATGGAGACTGCTGTCTGCTGTAGCGTAGAGGCCTGTTGTATTGTATCTCTGGAGCAGATGGAGACTGCTGTCTACTGTAGCGTAGAGGactgttgtattgtatctctGGAGCAG ATGGAGACTGCTGTCTGCTGTAGCGTAGAGGACTGTTGTACTGTATCTCTGGAGCAGGTGGAGACTGCTGTCTGCTGTAGCGTAGAGGactgttgtattgtatctctGGAGCAGGTGGAGACTGCTGTCTGCTGTAGCGTAGAGGactgttgtattgtatctctGGAGCAG ATGGAGACTGCTGTCTGCTGTAGCGTAGAGGactgttgtattgtatctctGGAGCAGATGGAGACTGCTGTCTGCTGTAGCGTAGAGGactgttgtattgtatctctGGAGCAGATGGAGACTGCTGTCTGCTGTAGCGTAGAGGactgttgtattgtatctctGGAGCAGATGGAGACTGCTGTCTGCTGTAGCGTAGAGGactgttgtattgtatctctGGAGCAGGTGGAGACTGCTGTCTACTGTAGCGTAGAGGCCTGTTGTATTGTATCTCTGGAGCAGATGGAGACTGCTGTCTGCTGTAGCGTAGAGGactgttgtattgtatctctGGAGCAGATGGAGACTGCTGTCTGCTGTAGCGTAGAGGCCTGTTGTATTGTATCTCTGGAGCAG ATGGAGACTGCTGTCTGCTGTAGCGTAGAGGACTGTTGTACTGTATCTCTGGAGCAGATGGAGACTGCTGTCTGCTGTAGCGTAGAGGACTGTTGTACTGTATCACTGGAGCAGATGGAGACTGCTGTCTGCTGTAGCGTAGAGGactgttgtattgtatctctGGAGCAGATGGAGACTATTAGGGACTTGTACATGCTGACAAATCATCTGCTTTATAGCTTCAGGACCTTTCGGTCTGGTTTCCTGGACAACAGATTGTGA
- the LOC127927403 gene encoding keratin-associated protein 10-4-like isoform X13: METAVCCSVEACCIVSLEQMETAVYCSVEDCCIVSLEQVETAVCCSVEDCCIVSLEQMETAVCCSVEDCCTVSLEQVETAVCCSVEDCCIVSLEQVETAVCCSVEDCCIVSLEQMETAVCCSVEDCCIVSLEQMETAVCCSVEDCCIVSLEQMETAVCCSVEDCCIVSLEQMETAVCCSVEDCCIVSLEQMETAVCCSVEDCCTVSLEQMETAVCCSVEDCCTVSLEQMETAVCCSVEDCCIVSLEQMETIRDLYMLTNHLLYSFRTFRSGFLDNRL; this comes from the exons ATGGAGACTGCTGTCTGCTGTAGCGTAGAGGCCTGTTGTATTGTATCTCTGGAGCAGATGGAGACTGCTGTCTACTGTAGCGTAGAGGactgttgtattgtatctctGGAGCAGGTGGAGACTGCTGTCTGCTGTAGCGTAGAGGactgttgtattgtatctctGGAGCAGATGGAGACTGCTGTCTGCTGTAGCGTAGAGGACTGTTGTACTGTATCTCTGGAGCAGGTGGAGACTGCTGTCTGCTGTAGCGTAGAGGactgttgtattgtatctctGGAGCAGGTGGAGACTGCTGTCTGCTGTAGCGTAGAGGactgttgtattgtatctctGGAGCAG ATGGAGACTGCTGTCTGCTGTAGCGTAGAGGactgttgtattgtatctctGGAGCAGATGGAGACTGCTGTCTGCTGTAGCGTAGAGGactgttgtattgtatctctGGAGCAGATGGAGACTGCTGTCTGCTGTAGCGTAGAGGactgttgtattgtatctctGGAGCAGATGGAGACTGCTGTCTGCTGTAGCGTAGAGGactgttgtattgtatctctGGAGCAG ATGGAGACTGCTGTCTGCTGTAGCGTAGAGGACTGTTGTACTGTATCTCTGGAGCAGATGGAGACTGCTGTCTGCTGTAGCGTAGAGGACTGTTGTACTGTATCACTGGAGCAGATGGAGACTGCTGTCTGCTGTAGCGTAGAGGactgttgtattgtatctctGGAGCAGATGGAGACTATTAGGGACTTGTACATGCTGACAAATCATCTGCTTTATAGCTTCAGGACCTTTCGGTCTGGTTTCCTGGACAACAGATTGTGA
- the LOC127927403 gene encoding keratin-associated protein 10-4-like isoform X1, with translation METAVCCSVEACCIVSLEQMETAVYCSVEDCCIVSLEQVETAVCCSVEDCCIVSLEQMETAVCCSVEDCCTVSLEQVETAVCCSVEDCCIVSLEQVETAVCCSVEDCCIVSLEQMETAVCCSVEDCCIVSLEQMETAVCCSVEDCCIVSLEQMETAVCCSVEDCCIVSLEQMETAVCCSVEDCCIVSLEQVETAVYCSVEACCIVSLEQMETAVCCSVEDCCIVSLEQMETAVCCSVEACCIVSLEQMETAVCCSVEDCCTVSLEQMETAVCCSVEDCCTVSLEQMETAVCCSVEDCCIVSLEQMETIRDLYMLTNHLLYSFRTFRSGFLDNRL, from the exons ATGGAGACTGCTGTCTGCTGTAGCGTAGAGGCCTGTTGTATTGTATCTCTGGAGCAGATGGAGACTGCTGTCTACTGTAGCGTAGAGGactgttgtattgtatctctGGAGCAGGTGGAGACTGCTGTCTGCTGTAGCGTAGAGGactgttgtattgtatctctGGAGCAGATGGAGACTGCTGTCTGCTGTAGCGTAGAGGACTGTTGTACTGTATCTCTGGAGCAGGTGGAGACTGCTGTCTGCTGTAGCGTAGAGGactgttgtattgtatctctGGAGCAGGTGGAGACTGCTGTCTGCTGTAGCGTAGAGGactgttgtattgtatctctGGAGCAG ATGGAGACTGCTGTCTGCTGTAGCGTAGAGGactgttgtattgtatctctGGAGCAGATGGAGACTGCTGTCTGCTGTAGCGTAGAGGactgttgtattgtatctctGGAGCAGATGGAGACTGCTGTCTGCTGTAGCGTAGAGGactgttgtattgtatctctGGAGCAGATGGAGACTGCTGTCTGCTGTAGCGTAGAGGactgttgtattgtatctctGGAGCAGGTGGAGACTGCTGTCTACTGTAGCGTAGAGGCCTGTTGTATTGTATCTCTGGAGCAGATGGAGACTGCTGTCTGCTGTAGCGTAGAGGactgttgtattgtatctctGGAGCAGATGGAGACTGCTGTCTGCTGTAGCGTAGAGGCCTGTTGTATTGTATCTCTGGAGCAG ATGGAGACTGCTGTCTGCTGTAGCGTAGAGGACTGTTGTACTGTATCTCTGGAGCAGATGGAGACTGCTGTCTGCTGTAGCGTAGAGGACTGTTGTACTGTATCACTGGAGCAGATGGAGACTGCTGTCTGCTGTAGCGTAGAGGactgttgtattgtatctctGGAGCAGATGGAGACTATTAGGGACTTGTACATGCTGACAAATCATCTGCTTTATAGCTTCAGGACCTTTCGGTCTGGTTTCCTGGACAACAGATTGTGA
- the LOC127927403 gene encoding keratin-associated protein 10-4-like isoform X4, translating into METAVCCSVEACCIVSLEQMETAVYCSVEDCCIVSLEQVETAVCCSVEDCCIVSLEQMETAVCCSVEDCCTVSLEQVETAVCCSVEDCCIVSLEQVETAVCCSVEDCCIVSLEQMETAVCCSVEDCCIVSLEQMETAVCCSVEDCCIVSLEQMETAVCCSVEDCCIVSLEQMETAVCCSVEDCCIVSLEQMETAVCCSVEDCCIVSLEQMETAVCCSVEACCIVSLEQMETAVCCSVEDCCTVSLEQMETAVCCSVEDCCTVSLEQMETAVCCSVEDCCIVSLEQMETIRDLYMLTNHLLYSFRTFRSGFLDNRL; encoded by the exons ATGGAGACTGCTGTCTGCTGTAGCGTAGAGGCCTGTTGTATTGTATCTCTGGAGCAGATGGAGACTGCTGTCTACTGTAGCGTAGAGGactgttgtattgtatctctGGAGCAGGTGGAGACTGCTGTCTGCTGTAGCGTAGAGGactgttgtattgtatctctGGAGCAGATGGAGACTGCTGTCTGCTGTAGCGTAGAGGACTGTTGTACTGTATCTCTGGAGCAGGTGGAGACTGCTGTCTGCTGTAGCGTAGAGGactgttgtattgtatctctGGAGCAGGTGGAGACTGCTGTCTGCTGTAGCGTAGAGGactgttgtattgtatctctGGAGCAG ATGGAGACTGCTGTCTGCTGTAGCGTAGAGGactgttgtattgtatctctGGAGCAGATGGAGACTGCTGTCTGCTGTAGCGTAGAGGactgttgtattgtatctctGGAGCAGATGGAGACTGCTGTCTGCTGTAGCGTAGAGGactgttgtattgtatctctGGAGCAGATGGAGACTGCTGTCTGCTGTAGCGTAGAGGactgttgtattgtatctctGGAGCAG ATGGAGACTGCTGTCTGCTGTAGCGTAGAGGactgttgtattgtatctctGGAGCAGATGGAGACTGCTGTCTGCTGTAGCGTAGAGGCCTGTTGTATTGTATCTCTGGAGCAG ATGGAGACTGCTGTCTGCTGTAGCGTAGAGGACTGTTGTACTGTATCTCTGGAGCAGATGGAGACTGCTGTCTGCTGTAGCGTAGAGGACTGTTGTACTGTATCACTGGAGCAGATGGAGACTGCTGTCTGCTGTAGCGTAGAGGactgttgtattgtatctctGGAGCAGATGGAGACTATTAGGGACTTGTACATGCTGACAAATCATCTGCTTTATAGCTTCAGGACCTTTCGGTCTGGTTTCCTGGACAACAGATTGTGA
- the LOC127927403 gene encoding keratin-associated protein 10-7-like isoform X9 yields METAVCCSVEACCIVSLEQMETAVYCSVEDCCIVSLEQVETAVCCSVEDCCIVSLEQMETAVCCSVEDCCTVSLEQVETAVCCSVEDCCIVSLEQVETAVCCSVEDCCIVSLEQMETAVCCSVEDCCIVSLEQMETAVCCSVEDCCIVSLEQMETAVCCSVEDCCIVSLEQMETAVCCSVEDCCIVSLEQMETAVCCSVEDCCIVSLEQMETAVCCSVEACCIVSLEQMETAVCCSVEDCCTVSLEQMETAVCCSVEDCCIVSLEQMETIRDLYMLTNHLLYSFRTFRSGFLDNRL; encoded by the exons ATGGAGACTGCTGTCTGCTGTAGCGTAGAGGCCTGTTGTATTGTATCTCTGGAGCAGATGGAGACTGCTGTCTACTGTAGCGTAGAGGactgttgtattgtatctctGGAGCAGGTGGAGACTGCTGTCTGCTGTAGCGTAGAGGactgttgtattgtatctctGGAGCAGATGGAGACTGCTGTCTGCTGTAGCGTAGAGGACTGTTGTACTGTATCTCTGGAGCAGGTGGAGACTGCTGTCTGCTGTAGCGTAGAGGactgttgtattgtatctctGGAGCAGGTGGAGACTGCTGTCTGCTGTAGCGTAGAGGactgttgtattgtatctctGGAGCAG ATGGAGACTGCTGTCTGCTGTAGCGTAGAGGactgttgtattgtatctctGGAGCAGATGGAGACTGCTGTCTGCTGTAGCGTAGAGGactgttgtattgtatctctGGAGCAGATGGAGACTGCTGTCTGCTGTAGCGTAGAGGactgttgtattgtatctctGGAGCAGATGGAGACTGCTGTCTGCTGTAGCGTAGAGGactgttgtattgtatctctGGAGCAG ATGGAGACTGCTGTCTGCTGTAGCGTAGAGGactgttgtattgtatctctGGAGCAGATGGAGACTGCTGTCTGCTGTAGCGTAGAGGCCTGTTGTATTGTATCTCTGGAGCAG ATGGAGACTGCTGTCTGCTGTAGCGTAGAGGACTGTTGTACTGTATCACTGGAGCAGATGGAGACTGCTGTCTGCTGTAGCGTAGAGGactgttgtattgtatctctGGAGCAGATGGAGACTATTAGGGACTTGTACATGCTGACAAATCATCTGCTTTATAGCTTCAGGACCTTTCGGTCTGGTTTCCTGGACAACAGATTGTGA
- the LOC127927403 gene encoding keratin-associated protein 10-7-like isoform X10, which produces METAVCCSVEACCIVSLEQMETAVYCSVEDCCIVSLEQVETAVCCSVEDCCIVSLEQMETAVCCSVEDCCTVSLEQVETAVCCSVEDCCIVSLEQVETAVCCSVEDCCIVSLEQMETAVCCSVEDCCIVSLEQMETAVCCSVEDCCIVSLEQMETAVCCSVEDCCIVSLEQMETAVCCSVEDCCIVSLEQMETAVCCSVEACCIVSLEQMETAVCCSVEDCCTVSLEQMETAVCCSVEDCCTVSLEQMETAVCCSVEDCCIVSLEQMETIRDLYMLTNHLLYSFRTFRSGFLDNRL; this is translated from the exons ATGGAGACTGCTGTCTGCTGTAGCGTAGAGGCCTGTTGTATTGTATCTCTGGAGCAGATGGAGACTGCTGTCTACTGTAGCGTAGAGGactgttgtattgtatctctGGAGCAGGTGGAGACTGCTGTCTGCTGTAGCGTAGAGGactgttgtattgtatctctGGAGCAGATGGAGACTGCTGTCTGCTGTAGCGTAGAGGACTGTTGTACTGTATCTCTGGAGCAGGTGGAGACTGCTGTCTGCTGTAGCGTAGAGGactgttgtattgtatctctGGAGCAGGTGGAGACTGCTGTCTGCTGTAGCGTAGAGGactgttgtattgtatctctGGAGCAG ATGGAGACTGCTGTCTGCTGTAGCGTAGAGGactgttgtattgtatctctGGAGCAGATGGAGACTGCTGTCTGCTGTAGCGTAGAGGactgttgtattgtatctctGGAGCAGATGGAGACTGCTGTCTGCTGTAGCGTAGAGGactgttgtattgtatctctGGAGCAGATGGAGACTGCTGTCTGCTGTAGCGTAGAGGactgttgtattgtatctctGGAGCAG ATGGAGACTGCTGTCTGCTGTAGCGTAGAGGCCTGTTGTATTGTATCTCTGGAGCAG ATGGAGACTGCTGTCTGCTGTAGCGTAGAGGACTGTTGTACTGTATCTCTGGAGCAGATGGAGACTGCTGTCTGCTGTAGCGTAGAGGACTGTTGTACTGTATCACTGGAGCAGATGGAGACTGCTGTCTGCTGTAGCGTAGAGGactgttgtattgtatctctGGAGCAGATGGAGACTATTAGGGACTTGTACATGCTGACAAATCATCTGCTTTATAGCTTCAGGACCTTTCGGTCTGGTTTCCTGGACAACAGATTGTGA
- the LOC127927403 gene encoding keratin-associated protein 10-7-like isoform X11: METAVCCSVEACCIVSLEQMETAVYCSVEDCCIVSLEQVETAVCCSVEDCCIVSLEQMETAVCCSVEDCCTVSLEQMETAVCCSVEDCCIVSLEQMETAVCCSVEDCCIVSLEQMETAVCCSVEDCCIVSLEQMETAVCCSVEDCCIVSLEQVETAVYCSVEACCIVSLEQMETAVCCSVEDCCIVSLEQMETAVCCSVEACCIVSLEQMETAVCCSVEDCCTVSLEQMETAVCCSVEDCCTVSLEQMETAVCCSVEDCCIVSLEQMETIRDLYMLTNHLLYSFRTFRSGFLDNRL, from the exons ATGGAGACTGCTGTCTGCTGTAGCGTAGAGGCCTGTTGTATTGTATCTCTGGAGCAGATGGAGACTGCTGTCTACTGTAGCGTAGAGGactgttgtattgtatctctGGAGCAGGTGGAGACTGCTGTCTGCTGTAGCGTAGAGGactgttgtattgtatctctGGAGCAGATGGAGACTGCTGTCTGCTGTAGCGTAGAGGACTGTTGTACTGTATCTCTGGAGCAG ATGGAGACTGCTGTCTGCTGTAGCGTAGAGGactgttgtattgtatctctGGAGCAGATGGAGACTGCTGTCTGCTGTAGCGTAGAGGactgttgtattgtatctctGGAGCAGATGGAGACTGCTGTCTGCTGTAGCGTAGAGGactgttgtattgtatctctGGAGCAGATGGAGACTGCTGTCTGCTGTAGCGTAGAGGactgttgtattgtatctctGGAGCAGGTGGAGACTGCTGTCTACTGTAGCGTAGAGGCCTGTTGTATTGTATCTCTGGAGCAGATGGAGACTGCTGTCTGCTGTAGCGTAGAGGactgttgtattgtatctctGGAGCAGATGGAGACTGCTGTCTGCTGTAGCGTAGAGGCCTGTTGTATTGTATCTCTGGAGCAG ATGGAGACTGCTGTCTGCTGTAGCGTAGAGGACTGTTGTACTGTATCTCTGGAGCAGATGGAGACTGCTGTCTGCTGTAGCGTAGAGGACTGTTGTACTGTATCACTGGAGCAGATGGAGACTGCTGTCTGCTGTAGCGTAGAGGactgttgtattgtatctctGGAGCAGATGGAGACTATTAGGGACTTGTACATGCTGACAAATCATCTGCTTTATAGCTTCAGGACCTTTCGGTCTGGTTTCCTGGACAACAGATTGTGA
- the LOC127927403 gene encoding keratin-associated protein 10-4-like isoform X19, whose amino-acid sequence METAVCCSVEACCIVSLEQMETAVYCSVEDCCIVSLEQVETAVCCSVEDCCIVSLEQMETAVCCSVEDCCTVSLEQVETAVCCSVEDCCIVSLEQVETAVCCSVEDCCIVSLEQMETAVCCSVEDCCIVSLEQMETAVCCSVEDCCIVSLEQMETAVCCSVEACCIVSLEQMETAVCCSVEDCCTVSLEQMETAVCCSVEDCCTVSLEQMETAVCCSVEDCCIVSLEQMETIRDLYMLTNHLLYSFRTFRSGFLDNRL is encoded by the exons ATGGAGACTGCTGTCTGCTGTAGCGTAGAGGCCTGTTGTATTGTATCTCTGGAGCAGATGGAGACTGCTGTCTACTGTAGCGTAGAGGactgttgtattgtatctctGGAGCAGGTGGAGACTGCTGTCTGCTGTAGCGTAGAGGactgttgtattgtatctctGGAGCAGATGGAGACTGCTGTCTGCTGTAGCGTAGAGGACTGTTGTACTGTATCTCTGGAGCAGGTGGAGACTGCTGTCTGCTGTAGCGTAGAGGactgttgtattgtatctctGGAGCAGGTGGAGACTGCTGTCTGCTGTAGCGTAGAGGactgttgtattgtatctctGGAGCAG ATGGAGACTGCTGTCTGCTGTAGCGTAGAGGactgttgtattgtatctctGGAGCAGATGGAGACTGCTGTCTGCTGTAGCGTAGAGGactgttgtattgtatctctGGAGCAG ATGGAGACTGCTGTCTGCTGTAGCGTAGAGGCCTGTTGTATTGTATCTCTGGAGCAG ATGGAGACTGCTGTCTGCTGTAGCGTAGAGGACTGTTGTACTGTATCTCTGGAGCAGATGGAGACTGCTGTCTGCTGTAGCGTAGAGGACTGTTGTACTGTATCACTGGAGCAGATGGAGACTGCTGTCTGCTGTAGCGTAGAGGactgttgtattgtatctctGGAGCAGATGGAGACTATTAGGGACTTGTACATGCTGACAAATCATCTGCTTTATAGCTTCAGGACCTTTCGGTCTGGTTTCCTGGACAACAGATTGTGA
- the LOC127927403 gene encoding keratin-associated protein 10-4-like isoform X3, translated as METAVCCSVEACCIVSLEQMETAVYCSVEDCCIVSLEQVETAVCCSVEDCCIVSLEQMETAVCCSVEDCCTVSLEQVETAVCCSVEDCCIVSLEQVETAVCCSVEDCCIVSLEQMETAVCCSVEDCCIVSLEQMETAVCCSVEDCCIVSLEQMETAVCCSVEDCCIVSLEQVETAVYCSVEACCIVSLEQMETAVCCSVEDCCIVSLEQMETAVCCSVEACCIVSLEQMETAVCCSVEDCCTVSLEQMETAVCCSVEDCCTVSLEQMETAVCCSVEDCCIVSLEQMETIRDLYMLTNHLLYSFRTFRSGFLDNRL; from the exons ATGGAGACTGCTGTCTGCTGTAGCGTAGAGGCCTGTTGTATTGTATCTCTGGAGCAGATGGAGACTGCTGTCTACTGTAGCGTAGAGGactgttgtattgtatctctGGAGCAGGTGGAGACTGCTGTCTGCTGTAGCGTAGAGGactgttgtattgtatctctGGAGCAGATGGAGACTGCTGTCTGCTGTAGCGTAGAGGACTGTTGTACTGTATCTCTGGAGCAGGTGGAGACTGCTGTCTGCTGTAGCGTAGAGGactgttgtattgtatctctGGAGCAGGTGGAGACTGCTGTCTGCTGTAGCGTAGAGGactgttgtattgtatctctGGAGCAG ATGGAGACTGCTGTCTGCTGTAGCGTAGAGGactgttgtattgtatctctGGAGCAGATGGAGACTGCTGTCTGCTGTAGCGTAGAGGactgttgtattgtatctctGGAGCAGATGGAGACTGCTGTCTGCTGTAGCGTAGAGGactgttgtattgtatctctGGAGCAGGTGGAGACTGCTGTCTACTGTAGCGTAGAGGCCTGTTGTATTGTATCTCTGGAGCAGATGGAGACTGCTGTCTGCTGTAGCGTAGAGGactgttgtattgtatctctGGAGCAGATGGAGACTGCTGTCTGCTGTAGCGTAGAGGCCTGTTGTATTGTATCTCTGGAGCAG ATGGAGACTGCTGTCTGCTGTAGCGTAGAGGACTGTTGTACTGTATCTCTGGAGCAGATGGAGACTGCTGTCTGCTGTAGCGTAGAGGACTGTTGTACTGTATCACTGGAGCAGATGGAGACTGCTGTCTGCTGTAGCGTAGAGGactgttgtattgtatctctGGAGCAGATGGAGACTATTAGGGACTTGTACATGCTGACAAATCATCTGCTTTATAGCTTCAGGACCTTTCGGTCTGGTTTCCTGGACAACAGATTGTGA
- the LOC127927403 gene encoding keratin-associated protein 10-4-like isoform X8 produces the protein METAVCCSVEACCIVSLEQMETAVYCSVEDCCIVSLEQVETAVCCSVEDCCIVSLEQMETAVCCSVEDCCTVSLEQVETAVCCSVEDCCIVSLEQVETAVCCSVEDCCIVSLEQMETAVCCSVEDCCIVSLEQMETAVCCSVEDCCIVSLEQVETAVYCSVEACCIVSLEQMETAVCCSVEDCCIVSLEQMETAVCCSVEACCIVSLEQMETAVCCSVEDCCTVSLEQMETAVCCSVEDCCTVSLEQMETAVCCSVEDCCIVSLEQMETIRDLYMLTNHLLYSFRTFRSGFLDNRL, from the exons ATGGAGACTGCTGTCTGCTGTAGCGTAGAGGCCTGTTGTATTGTATCTCTGGAGCAGATGGAGACTGCTGTCTACTGTAGCGTAGAGGactgttgtattgtatctctGGAGCAGGTGGAGACTGCTGTCTGCTGTAGCGTAGAGGactgttgtattgtatctctGGAGCAGATGGAGACTGCTGTCTGCTGTAGCGTAGAGGACTGTTGTACTGTATCTCTGGAGCAGGTGGAGACTGCTGTCTGCTGTAGCGTAGAGGactgttgtattgtatctctGGAGCAGGTGGAGACTGCTGTCTGCTGTAGCGTAGAGGactgttgtattgtatctctGGAGCAG ATGGAGACTGCTGTCTGCTGTAGCGTAGAGGactgttgtattgtatctctGGAGCAGATGGAGACTGCTGTCTGCTGTAGCGTAGAGGactgttgtattgtatctctGGAGCAGGTGGAGACTGCTGTCTACTGTAGCGTAGAGGCCTGTTGTATTGTATCTCTGGAGCAGATGGAGACTGCTGTCTGCTGTAGCGTAGAGGactgttgtattgtatctctGGAGCAGATGGAGACTGCTGTCTGCTGTAGCGTAGAGGCCTGTTGTATTGTATCTCTGGAGCAG ATGGAGACTGCTGTCTGCTGTAGCGTAGAGGACTGTTGTACTGTATCTCTGGAGCAGATGGAGACTGCTGTCTGCTGTAGCGTAGAGGACTGTTGTACTGTATCACTGGAGCAGATGGAGACTGCTGTCTGCTGTAGCGTAGAGGactgttgtattgtatctctGGAGCAGATGGAGACTATTAGGGACTTGTACATGCTGACAAATCATCTGCTTTATAGCTTCAGGACCTTTCGGTCTGGTTTCCTGGACAACAGATTGTGA